The proteins below come from a single Chiloscyllium punctatum isolate Juve2018m chromosome 20, sChiPun1.3, whole genome shotgun sequence genomic window:
- the LOC140491772 gene encoding RELT-like protein 2 encodes MENHGEIEEVTAHPQNLYTILLLVLVFFVMGLMGVLLCHILKEKGYHCRTSREMDAEQEDTVPPDDVQETSKSNQDTVGQIVQCIIENEANVEALNELLREHEQVKPPVPSPIFPEPAVPRAPPLIHHHHTVHSVVAGSAGSACLSCNQRRKRSALQIHRRAKETKSRNHGVEVTVLSVGRFRVTRVGKGQWAQELSRLPAIETCSRGHSVTTQTDPECEKPTTHESTASEGMIKGCVFPSGQGADSQ; translated from the exons ATGGAGAATCATGGGGAAATTGAAGAGGTGACAGCTCATCCTCAAAACCTGTACACCATCTTGCTGCTGGTTCTGGTGTTCTTTGTGATGGGGCTAATGGGTGTCCTGCTATGCCACATCTTGAAGGAGAAGGGCTATCACTGCCGGACATCACGGGAGATGGACGCAGAACAAGAGGACACTGTTCCACCAGATG ATGTTCAGGAAACTAGCAAATCGAACCAGGATACTGTTGGACAGATTGTGCAATGCATAATTGAAAATGAAG CTAACGTGGAGGCGCTCAACGAGTTGCTAAGGGAACATGAACAGGTGAAACCTCCAGTACCCAG TCCAATTTTCCCTGAACCAGCTGTGCCAAGAGCTCCTCCCCTGATCCATCACCATCATACTGTGCACTCTGTGGTTGCAGGAAGTGCTGGATCAGCCTGTCTGAGCTGCAATCAGAGAAGGAAGAGATCTGCATTGCAGATACACAGACGAGCCAAAGAGACCAAGAGCAGGAATCACGGAGTGGAGGTCACTGTCCTCTCTGTGGGCAG GTTTCGGGTTACACGTGTTGGGAAAGGTCAGTGGGCGCAGGAACTGAGCAGGCTGCCTGCGATTGAAACATGTTCTCGGGGTCATTCAGTCACAACGCAGACAGACCCGGAGTGTGAGAAACCCACCACCCATGAAAGCACAGCCAGTGAGGGGATGATAAAG GGCTGTGTCTTCCCTTCCGGACAAGGCGCAG